In the genome of Torulaspora globosa chromosome 2, complete sequence, the window GGTCTGTTCCAGATCCTGCAGGTACTGCAAGATCTCATTCTTGAACGGCTCAATGGCTATGTTGCACGCAATTCTCTCAGATTCTATCAGTTTAGGATCCAATGCCACACgtcttttcatcttcttttctaAACCAGCTTGTCGACAAAAATCGAAAGACTCTTGCTCGAAACTCTTATTTCATAGATACTACTGCAGCCGGGAATCGAATTTTATCAACACAATCCAGTTGTGCTCGATTCAACTCAATCTCActgtatttcttcaaaaccaatCGACTGAAAAATTCAGTAACTTGAAGCCCTATCCGTATCTATAATTATATATAATTATCCACATAAATCGAGCATGCTTTGCAGGTGACATAATGTCCATCGTAGTGCTCATTCGGGCAGCAGCCATAACGAAACGCTCGCAAGAAAGGCAAAAAGTAAAGGCCTTCGAGATACATCGATAAAAGTCATGGGAACAACACGTCAACGCCAAGACAGAAAATTACCAGATACAGATCTTCTACCGGTTAACGTAAACATCTAACGTGTAATTTTTCCCTGAATCTGTAATTTATATATTAGGCGGGGTTAATTATAACCCCATTGGGGAAAAACAATCTCGGAGGAATTACATCCGTTCCTACTAAAAGAGATCTCTCAGTGCTCGACGCACGGCAACCGATGCCCTAATCGGGCAACGGCGCGTGAACGCAGACGACGCGTCAGGGGCGCCTGAACTTCCATTGAGCCAGAGGGTTCCCACTCAAGATGCATCGCTGTAGCTCAAATCGCATTCAGAGCTTTGCGATATCGGGTTAGAGAAGTTGGAGAGATGCGAAGTTGTCAGCGTCGAATGGATGGTGTGGTGTCTGGGTGGTAATTAGAGCCTTCAATTGGAAAGGTTTTACGTGGATAGTGATCGTGGCCTTTGAAAGTGACACAAAATGTAGTGTCAGCGTTGCGGACGCTGACGCCGATGGGTATAAGGAAGAGAATGGCCACACGGATATATGTTGAGACGGTATTTGGAGTTGGATTCGATAACTGTGATGCTTTACGTTGGTTTGGGATTATTTGTGCAGCTTTCTGCTGTCATGGCGCATAGCTTTATTGTGCAGCTTGCCGGTAATACCTCAATGTCGACAGTTATAAGCGATTACTCGTTGCAAGTGAAGTCAGGGGACGTTGAGGCCATTGCGCTCGGTGGTAGGTTTCGGGCTTTGATGGGAGAATTTTCTGCCGATGTGCTGCGTAAGTTGCACCGGGACCCACGAGTAGCGGCGATCTCGATCGACCGTTGGTTggagcttcaagaatatgTGATACAGGGCCAGTCTCCCATGCACCTGTGTCGACTGGCGTCTAGCTCTACGAGCGTCCACCGGCCGTTCATGTTTGACTCGCATTCAGGAGGCGGTGTCGATATGTACCTTTTTGACACAGGGATCGATTTCAAGCATCCGGGTCTGAGCAACGTCGACGTGCGGCGGTTGGACGACTTTAGCGACTCATCCGTTCCGGAGGGCTGCGATCCGCACGGTCACGGAACTGCGCTAGCGGGTCTTATAGCGTCTGAAACCTTCGGTGTTTTGAAAAGATGCGATCTGCTGGACGTCAGGGTCGCCGACGAGCAGGGCAGAGTGAAGATCtcgaatcttcttcgaggTTTGGGCCTGGCGACGGCACATGCTTCGAAATCAATGAAACCATCGGTATTTGTTATACCAATGGTTGCTGGGGTGAAAAACTACGTGCTCAGAACTGCTCTCGAAGCCATCCCCAGCGACATTGCAGTTGTTTTGCCGGCGGGAAACCAACAATCGGAAGCCTGCGACTTCTGTTTACTGGATAAAAGGAAAGTCGCGAACGTGCTTGTGGTAGGGTCCGCCGACGATAAGAATCGTATCGCATCCTTTTCTAACTATGGAGACTGCGTGGATGTTTATACCTCAGGTGTCGGTGTAAGAACGTTGCAATCCACCGACTTGAATCCTAGAAGCCTCCTTACCTCAATCAACGGAACCTCAGCTAG includes:
- a CDS encoding uncharacterized protein (ancestral locus Anc_1.78), with the protein product MLRRYLELDSITVMLYVGLGLFVQLSAVMAHSFIVQLAGNTSMSTVISDYSLQVKSGDVEAIALGGRFRALMGEFSADVLRKLHRDPRVAAISIDRWLELQEYVIQGQSPMHLCRLASSSTSVHRPFMFDSHSGGGVDMYLFDTGIDFKHPGLSNVDVRRLDDFSDSSVPEGCDPHGHGTALAGLIASETFGVLKRCDLLDVRVADEQGRVKISNLLRGLGLATAHASKSMKPSVFVIPMVAGVKNYVLRTALEAIPSDIAVVLPAGNQQSEACDFCLLDKRKVANVLVVGSADDKNRIASFSNYGDCVDVYTSGVGVRTLQSTDLNPRSLLTSINGTSASCAIGAGVVGYYMSMGLRSNEAVEKIHQVSEEVSKYPHYCKLLQLKP